The Desulfohalovibrio reitneri genome contains a region encoding:
- the panB gene encoding 3-methyl-2-oxobutanoate hydroxymethyltransferase produces the protein MARQLTAPELAARKGGDKIAMLTAYDAATATLAERAGADVLLVGDSLGMVVLGYEDTLSVTMEDMLHHTKAVARTAKSALVVGDMPFGSYAVSVEQAVENGLRFLAEGGARAVKLEGAKHLEAVRALARAGVPVMGHVGLTPQRLAEIGGFKAQARSAEAARVLLQEARDLERAGCFSLVLEAVPSEVAELVTSRLDIPTIGIGAGPGCDGQVLVIHDVLGLFDRFTPRFVKRYAELGSASAEALAAYVKDVRQGGFPGPEHEFRLSGEEREKLEEL, from the coding sequence ATGGCCAGGCAGCTGACCGCGCCGGAACTGGCCGCCCGCAAGGGCGGAGACAAGATCGCCATGCTCACCGCCTACGACGCCGCCACGGCCACCCTGGCCGAGCGAGCCGGGGCGGACGTTTTGCTGGTGGGCGATTCCCTGGGCATGGTGGTGCTGGGCTACGAGGACACCCTCTCCGTTACCATGGAGGACATGCTCCACCACACCAAGGCCGTGGCCCGTACGGCCAAGAGCGCCCTGGTGGTGGGCGACATGCCCTTCGGCTCCTACGCCGTTTCCGTGGAACAGGCGGTGGAGAACGGCCTGCGCTTTCTGGCCGAGGGCGGGGCTCGGGCTGTCAAGCTGGAGGGCGCCAAGCACCTTGAGGCGGTGCGCGCGCTGGCGCGGGCCGGGGTGCCGGTCATGGGCCACGTTGGGCTCACCCCGCAGCGGCTGGCCGAGATTGGCGGGTTCAAGGCCCAGGCGCGCAGCGCTGAGGCCGCCAGGGTGCTGCTTCAGGAGGCTCGCGACCTGGAGCGGGCGGGCTGCTTCTCCCTGGTGCTTGAGGCCGTTCCCTCCGAGGTGGCCGAGCTGGTCACGTCGCGGCTGGACATCCCCACCATCGGCATCGGCGCCGGGCCGGGCTGCGACGGACAGGTGCTGGTCATCCACGACGTCCTGGGCCTCTTCGACCGCTTCACCCCGCGCTTCGTCAAACGCTACGCCGAGCTGGGCTCGGCCTCCGCTGAGGCTCTGGCTGCCTACGTCAAAGACGTGCGCCAGGGCGGCTTTCCCGGCCCCGAGCACGAGTTCCGCCTCTCGGGCGAGGAACGGGAGAAGCTCGAGGAGCTGTGA
- a CDS encoding LexA family transcriptional regulator — protein sequence MSFDETLERIKKATGARTQVELANILSIRQSSISDAKRRNSVPSDWFLKLFRSHGLNPDWLSDGMDPMYLKPEMADSSANFQGVAETATTYGKSPSRSRVVNVSSMSGVRGEEGQWQPDYVSQLALPETFHKPSILVVRVDGSGMEPIIRRGAYLGLDAENKRVRSGEIYGLHVPHEGLVLKRVYFDADNNRFIMRSENAEHPEQTLEAAKAEERIVGRVVWVLQEL from the coding sequence ATGAGCTTCGACGAAACGCTGGAGCGTATCAAGAAAGCCACCGGGGCCAGAACCCAGGTGGAGCTGGCCAACATCCTGTCCATCAGGCAGTCGAGCATATCCGACGCCAAGCGGCGCAACTCGGTGCCGTCGGACTGGTTCCTCAAACTGTTCCGCAGCCACGGCCTCAACCCGGACTGGCTGTCCGACGGCATGGATCCCATGTACCTCAAGCCGGAAATGGCCGACAGTTCGGCCAATTTCCAGGGCGTGGCCGAGACCGCCACCACCTATGGCAAAAGCCCGTCCCGCAGCCGGGTCGTCAACGTCTCCTCCATGAGCGGTGTGCGCGGGGAGGAGGGGCAGTGGCAGCCGGACTACGTCAGCCAGCTTGCCCTGCCCGAGACCTTCCACAAGCCTTCCATCCTGGTGGTGCGCGTGGACGGCTCCGGAATGGAGCCCATCATCCGCCGCGGGGCCTACCTGGGGCTGGACGCCGAGAACAAGCGGGTTCGCTCCGGCGAAATCTACGGGCTGCACGTGCCCCACGAGGGGTTGGTGCTCAAGCGTGTCTATTTTGACGCGGACAACAACCGTTTCATCATGCGCAGCGAGAACGCCGAACACCCTGAGCAGACCCTGGAGGCCGCCAAGGCCGAGGAGCGCATCGTGGGCCGGGTGGTCTGGGTGCTGCAGGAACTCTAG
- a CDS encoding S24 family peptidase yields MDIGLETLRNPEHFEEIFHRVQTASGARTQVELAARLGIRQSSVSDAKKNRRVPASWVLSLALDGWNPRWLVAGEPPRSLTGADEADAEGVAESTTGYGGVSMITVHSQDGEMGAEGRWTAPELGRVGVPANLARQDVLAVRMQDSGMAPTVRRGALVGVDLARRGVQEGDVYAVAIPGMGMVLRRVFLDLSEDALILKGEDAAAPGDRLPLAQKSDRLIGRVAWVVQEL; encoded by the coding sequence ATGGATATTGGCTTGGAAACATTACGCAATCCCGAACATTTCGAAGAGATATTCCATCGCGTGCAGACGGCCTCGGGCGCCCGCACCCAGGTGGAACTGGCCGCCAGGCTGGGCATCCGCCAGTCCAGCGTGTCCGACGCCAAGAAGAACCGCCGCGTACCCGCCTCCTGGGTTCTGAGCCTGGCCCTGGACGGCTGGAACCCCCGCTGGCTGGTGGCGGGCGAGCCGCCGCGCAGCCTGACCGGAGCGGACGAAGCCGACGCCGAGGGCGTGGCCGAATCGACCACGGGCTACGGCGGTGTATCCATGATCACCGTGCACAGCCAGGACGGGGAGATGGGTGCCGAGGGCCGATGGACCGCCCCGGAGCTGGGCAGGGTGGGCGTGCCCGCCAACCTGGCCCGCCAGGACGTGCTGGCCGTGCGCATGCAGGATTCCGGCATGGCCCCCACCGTGCGCAGGGGGGCCCTGGTGGGCGTGGACCTGGCCAGGCGCGGCGTGCAGGAGGGGGACGTCTACGCCGTGGCCATCCCGGGCATGGGCATGGTCCTGCGGCGGGTCTTTCTGGACCTCTCGGAAGACGCCCTCATCCTCAAGGGCGAGGACGCCGCCGCTCCGGGCGACAGACTGCCCCTGGCCCAGAAAAGCGACCGTCTCATCGGCCGCGTGGCCTGGGTGGTGCAGGAATTGTAG
- a CDS encoding LexA family transcriptional regulator — protein MNEEQFEECFKRLKEALGVRNASELAKALRISHQGVSSARQRRQIPMSWLRYAAESEGVSIDWLLYGRGGMRRESGPRRVEAETGGPARADHSGREPESSGYGTPRVFQAGEVVVPPRVEPRLLRDSLLFEESPEQPGVCFQHFWLSRLGTIASMAVMPMHGRHMEPSLVRGDLLLLDRSQTEIIPGSVYAVAMGEEVVIKRLERLPGELVLGNDNPDCEDVRVPYPSDDLRVLARVVWSGRCLA, from the coding sequence ATGAACGAAGAACAATTCGAGGAATGCTTCAAGCGCCTCAAAGAGGCCCTTGGCGTGCGCAACGCCAGCGAGCTGGCCAAGGCGCTGCGCATCAGCCACCAGGGAGTCTCCTCGGCCAGGCAGCGCAGGCAGATTCCCATGAGTTGGCTGCGCTACGCCGCCGAGTCCGAAGGCGTCTCCATCGACTGGCTGCTCTACGGGCGCGGCGGCATGCGCCGGGAATCCGGCCCGAGGCGGGTTGAGGCGGAAACCGGCGGCCCCGCCCGGGCCGATCACTCCGGACGCGAGCCTGAATCCTCCGGCTACGGCACACCCCGCGTGTTCCAGGCAGGGGAGGTGGTCGTCCCGCCACGGGTTGAGCCGCGCCTTCTGCGGGACTCCCTGCTGTTCGAGGAATCACCGGAACAGCCCGGGGTCTGCTTCCAGCACTTCTGGCTCTCCAGGCTGGGCACCATCGCCTCCATGGCGGTCATGCCCATGCACGGCCGACACATGGAGCCCAGCCTGGTGCGGGGCGACCTGCTCCTGCTGGACCGCTCCCAGACAGAGATCATCCCCGGCTCGGTGTACGCGGTGGCCATGGGCGAGGAGGTGGTGATCAAGCGGCTGGAACGGCTGCCCGGCGAACTGGTCCTGGGCAACGACAACCCGGATTGCGAGGACGTCCGTGTGCCGTACCCCAGCGATGACCTGCGCGTGCTGGCCCGGGTGGTGTGGTCGGGGAGATGCCTGGCCTGA
- a CDS encoding ABC transporter substrate-binding protein, with product MRFPPLLILLLFLLAVPHPANAQQRATISMGSGAFGLPLTSAQQIGAFKQNGIDLEISHHGKGAKAMAEFLAKGYDFGWTSGLPITKAAFDHDGFCLLASLGSTGKLFEVWADRGKGITTVGDLRGKRIGVTGRGRGSDYYLYALLLKNGIEISEVEVVPMKRKELPAALSKSEVDAVSEQPSRMREASEVLGGDLVVFADDTVFLRHVFLLARKDFVRANPDLAVAMLRSLDQGIQHLRDNPGRAVDFISAKLDLDPRKVRELMEDTDYRLSLDQSLYPTMENYAQWLIQTGVVKRGPLPDFTNIFCPDPLMSIDPGRVTIIH from the coding sequence ATGCGCTTCCCGCCACTTCTCATCCTGCTCCTGTTCCTTCTCGCTGTGCCGCACCCCGCCAACGCCCAGCAGAGAGCCACCATCTCGATGGGGTCCGGGGCATTCGGCCTGCCATTGACCTCCGCCCAGCAGATCGGCGCCTTCAAACAGAACGGCATCGACCTGGAGATCAGCCACCACGGCAAGGGCGCCAAAGCCATGGCCGAATTCCTCGCCAAGGGATACGACTTCGGCTGGACCAGCGGACTCCCCATCACCAAGGCCGCCTTCGACCACGACGGCTTCTGCCTCCTGGCCAGCCTGGGCTCCACCGGCAAGCTCTTCGAGGTTTGGGCCGACCGCGGCAAGGGAATCACCACCGTTGGCGACCTGCGGGGAAAGCGCATCGGCGTCACCGGACGCGGCAGGGGGAGCGACTACTACCTGTACGCCCTGCTCCTGAAAAACGGCATCGAGATCTCCGAGGTGGAAGTGGTTCCCATGAAGCGCAAGGAGCTGCCCGCGGCCCTGTCCAAGAGCGAGGTGGACGCCGTTTCCGAGCAGCCATCCCGCATGCGCGAGGCCAGCGAGGTCCTGGGCGGCGACCTGGTGGTCTTCGCGGACGACACGGTTTTCCTGCGCCACGTCTTTCTCCTCGCCAGGAAGGACTTCGTGCGCGCAAACCCCGACCTGGCCGTGGCCATGCTTCGCTCACTGGACCAGGGCATCCAGCACCTGCGGGACAACCCGGGGCGGGCCGTGGACTTCATCTCCGCTAAGCTGGACCTTGACCCCCGGAAGGTCCGCGAGCTCATGGAGGACACCGACTACCGGCTCTCCCTGGACCAGTCACTCTACCCCACCATGGAGAACTACGCCCAGTGGCTCATACAAACGGGAGTGGTAAAGCGGGGGCCGCTGCCCGACTTCACGAACATCTTCTGCCCCGACCCCCTCATGTCCATTGATCCGGGCAGAGTGACCATCATCCACTGA
- a CDS encoding sensor histidine kinase, producing the protein MTIRGKLRLLGLLALAQAVLLLGLFLWVQTREASYTRMRDVSMDIVMACSNLNRLAFEADPQNLRRVTNQWRVLHGRVLDLTARYQRVSREVGQDVEAIRDTLGKADAVFKQASRAIDTGIPGQEFRLSMVSFFTQQTESVAKHLAARAEALSKRSKQTSFLATVMAIAVFGLSLLVLVHRIGISIQRPIEALRDDMRRMTYADENHRARVISDDEMGELARDCNAMVDRLREMTVSMDSLTEESRLRRQSEQKVRRLISMLLRNSERERKALGSELHDGVVQSLVGAGLILEEQAQVAKLKDEEIDPRRLALASDVIKEQVRELRRLIMDLRPTVLDDLGLDQALHWLCRQYATNYPDTEYEYMPEEELPPVPDDAAACLFRVAQEALSNGTRHGLASHIDIKVWSEDHMLNLEVRDDGQGFDQTDVDRGHGLAIMRERLELLGGDLVLDSEPGEGTSLRATVPLA; encoded by the coding sequence ATGACCATCCGCGGCAAGCTCCGCCTTCTCGGCTTGTTGGCCCTGGCGCAGGCCGTTCTCCTGCTGGGACTTTTTCTCTGGGTGCAGACCCGCGAGGCCTCCTACACCCGTATGCGGGACGTGAGCATGGACATCGTCATGGCCTGCTCCAACCTCAACCGGCTGGCCTTCGAAGCCGACCCGCAAAACCTCCGCCGCGTCACCAATCAATGGCGCGTCCTGCACGGCCGCGTATTGGACCTCACCGCCCGCTACCAGCGCGTCAGCCGGGAGGTGGGGCAGGACGTGGAGGCCATCCGCGACACTCTGGGCAAGGCGGACGCCGTATTCAAGCAGGCCAGCCGGGCCATCGACACCGGCATCCCCGGCCAGGAGTTCCGCCTCTCCATGGTCTCCTTCTTCACCCAGCAGACCGAGTCCGTGGCCAAACACCTGGCCGCCAGGGCCGAGGCCCTGTCCAAGCGCAGCAAACAGACCAGCTTCCTGGCCACGGTCATGGCCATCGCTGTATTCGGCCTCAGCCTGCTGGTCCTCGTCCACCGCATCGGCATTTCCATCCAGCGGCCCATCGAGGCCCTGCGCGACGACATGCGCCGCATGACCTACGCCGACGAAAACCACCGCGCCCGCGTCATCAGCGACGACGAAATGGGCGAGCTGGCCCGCGACTGCAACGCCATGGTGGACAGGCTGCGGGAGATGACCGTCTCTATGGACTCCCTCACCGAGGAGTCCCGGCTGCGGCGGCAAAGCGAGCAGAAGGTCCGCAGGCTCATCAGCATGCTTCTGCGCAACTCCGAGCGGGAGCGCAAGGCCCTGGGCAGCGAACTGCACGACGGGGTGGTGCAGTCCCTGGTGGGGGCCGGCCTCATCCTGGAGGAGCAGGCCCAGGTGGCCAAGCTGAAGGACGAGGAGATCGATCCCAGACGGCTGGCCCTGGCCTCGGACGTCATCAAGGAACAGGTGCGGGAACTGCGCCGCCTGATCATGGACCTGCGCCCCACGGTTCTGGACGACCTGGGCCTGGACCAGGCCCTGCACTGGCTCTGCCGCCAGTACGCCACCAACTACCCGGACACGGAGTACGAGTACATGCCCGAGGAAGAGCTGCCCCCGGTGCCGGACGACGCCGCGGCCTGCCTCTTCCGAGTGGCCCAGGAAGCCCTCAGCAACGGCACCCGCCACGGCCTGGCCAGCCACATCGACATCAAGGTCTGGTCCGAGGACCACATGCTCAACCTGGAGGTGCGGGACGACGGCCAGGGCTTCGACCAGACGGACGTGGACCGGGGACACGGCCTGGCCATCATGCGGGAACGGCTGGAACTTCTGGGCGGCGACCTGGTCCTGGATTCCGAACCGGGCGAGGGAACCAGCCTGCGAGCCACCGTCCCCCTTGCCTGA
- a CDS encoding phosphomannomutase/phosphoglucomutase: MRPINPAIFRKYDIRGIVDQDFDPEWVERLGLACGRFFREDGRTRAAVARDARHTSPAYAEAAALGLAMAGLDVVLLDRLPTPAFYFATRHLDLWAGVMITASHNPPEYNGFKILRGERCVYGDDIQAIRALMEEEPAPAERAGIVSRHDILPAYLDALAERSSLARPVKVVVDGGNGAAGDVAAEALRRAGAEVIELYCAPDPDLPNHHPDPSVAENTRDLAEAVRKSGADLGLGLDGDGDRVGLVDETGGLWPNDRVAALLARECLSRHPGATVLGDVKCSHLFFRDVENHGGNPVMAATGHSLMKAKMAELGAAFGGELSGHMFFGADFFGYDDAALACLKLAEIASRADGPVSSLPRGWPETHATPEMRIETPEGTNFDVVRRAVDHFSGRYPTSTIDGVRVDFGDGWALVRASNTQSVVVVRCEAETAERLAEIRAEVEDRVRGWIDAPV; the protein is encoded by the coding sequence ATGCGGCCCATCAATCCGGCCATTTTCCGCAAGTACGACATCCGGGGCATCGTGGACCAGGACTTCGACCCGGAATGGGTTGAGCGCCTGGGCCTGGCCTGCGGCCGCTTCTTCCGCGAGGACGGCCGCACCCGCGCCGCCGTGGCCCGCGACGCCCGCCACACCTCGCCCGCCTACGCCGAGGCCGCCGCCCTGGGCCTGGCCATGGCCGGGCTGGACGTGGTCCTTCTGGACCGTCTGCCCACTCCGGCCTTCTACTTCGCCACCCGCCACCTGGACCTGTGGGCGGGCGTCATGATCACCGCCTCCCACAACCCGCCGGAATACAACGGCTTCAAGATTCTGCGCGGGGAGCGCTGCGTGTACGGCGACGACATCCAGGCCATCCGCGCCCTCATGGAGGAGGAGCCGGCCCCGGCCGAACGCGCCGGCATCGTCAGCCGCCACGACATCCTCCCCGCGTACCTGGACGCCCTGGCCGAACGCTCCTCCCTGGCGCGGCCCGTGAAGGTCGTGGTGGACGGCGGCAACGGCGCGGCCGGGGACGTGGCGGCCGAGGCCCTGCGTAGGGCGGGCGCTGAGGTTATCGAGCTGTACTGCGCCCCGGACCCGGACCTGCCCAACCACCACCCCGACCCCTCGGTGGCCGAGAACACCCGCGACCTGGCCGAGGCCGTGCGGAAAAGCGGCGCGGACCTGGGACTGGGACTGGACGGCGACGGCGACCGCGTGGGGCTGGTGGACGAAACCGGCGGCCTGTGGCCCAACGACCGGGTGGCCGCCCTGCTGGCCCGCGAGTGCCTCTCCCGCCACCCCGGGGCCACCGTGCTGGGCGACGTGAAGTGCTCCCACCTCTTCTTCCGCGACGTGGAGAACCACGGCGGCAATCCGGTCATGGCCGCCACCGGCCACTCCTTGATGAAGGCGAAAATGGCCGAACTGGGCGCGGCCTTCGGCGGGGAACTGTCCGGGCACATGTTCTTCGGCGCGGACTTTTTCGGCTACGACGACGCCGCCCTTGCCTGCCTCAAGCTGGCGGAGATCGCCTCCCGCGCGGACGGCCCCGTCTCCTCCCTGCCGCGCGGCTGGCCAGAGACCCACGCCACGCCGGAGATGCGCATCGAGACCCCGGAAGGGACCAACTTCGACGTCGTGCGCCGGGCGGTGGACCACTTCTCCGGGCGCTACCCCACCTCCACTATCGACGGGGTGCGCGTGGACTTCGGCGACGGCTGGGCGCTGGTGCGAGCCTCCAACACCCAAAGCGTGGTGGTGGTGCGCTGCGAGGCGGAGACCGCCGAGCGGCTGGCGGAAATCCGCGCCGAGGTCGAGGACCGGGTTCGCGGCTGGATCGACGCGCCCGTCTAG
- the pgm gene encoding phosphoglucomutase (alpha-D-glucose-1,6-bisphosphate-dependent) has protein sequence MSPSPLAGKPAPDELLVHIPRLVAAYYEYKPDPDKPAERVSFGTSGHRGSSLSRSFNLDHILAVTQAVCDYRREKGITGPLFLGMDTHGLSEPAHMTALAVLAANGVRVIPQENHGYTPTPAVSHAILDHNRSGPAAKADGIVITPSHNPPEDGGFKYNPPEGGPAGSDVTTWIEARAGDIMRQGRTAVRRMDFEEAMAAETTEPRDLVTPYVSQLGDVVDMEAIRSAGLKIGVDPLGGASIDYWKAIAEHWGLDIEVVGGRVDPTFSFMPVDKDGVIRMDCSSSYAMAGLIELKDRFDIALGNDPDTDRHGIVTRSAGLLNPNHYLAVCVDYLFRHRPGWPETAKVGKTLVSSSMIDRVAADLGRELAEVPVGFKWFVDGLLSGEYGFGGEESAGASFLRRDGTVWTTDKDGIILCLLACEITARTGRDPAELYAELEKMHGSPVYERLQAPANREQKAVLKNLSPEDVPADSLAGEPIIAKMTRAPANDAPIGGLKVVAENGWFAARPSGTEDIYKIYTESFLGPDHLARIQKEAQAMVAEAFQKAGA, from the coding sequence ATGTCCCCGAGCCCCCTGGCCGGCAAGCCCGCGCCCGACGAACTGCTGGTCCACATCCCGCGCCTTGTGGCGGCCTACTACGAATACAAGCCCGACCCGGACAAGCCCGCCGAACGGGTCAGCTTCGGCACCTCCGGCCACCGGGGGTCCAGCCTGTCGCGCTCCTTCAACCTGGACCACATCCTGGCCGTGACCCAGGCGGTCTGCGACTATCGCCGCGAAAAGGGCATCACCGGCCCCCTTTTCCTGGGCATGGACACCCACGGCCTGTCCGAACCGGCCCACATGACCGCCCTGGCCGTGCTTGCGGCCAACGGCGTGCGCGTCATCCCGCAGGAAAATCACGGCTATACCCCCACCCCGGCCGTCTCCCACGCCATCCTCGACCACAACCGCTCCGGCCCCGCCGCCAAGGCCGACGGCATCGTCATCACCCCCTCCCACAACCCCCCGGAGGACGGCGGCTTCAAGTACAATCCGCCCGAAGGCGGCCCAGCCGGATCGGACGTCACAACCTGGATCGAGGCCCGGGCCGGGGACATCATGCGCCAGGGCCGCACCGCCGTGCGCCGCATGGATTTCGAGGAGGCCATGGCCGCGGAGACCACCGAGCCGCGCGACCTAGTCACGCCCTACGTCTCCCAGCTGGGCGACGTGGTGGACATGGAGGCCATCCGCTCGGCCGGGCTGAAGATAGGCGTGGACCCGCTGGGCGGCGCCTCCATCGATTACTGGAAGGCCATCGCCGAGCACTGGGGCCTGGACATCGAGGTGGTGGGCGGCCGGGTGGACCCCACCTTTTCCTTCATGCCCGTGGACAAGGACGGCGTCATCCGCATGGACTGCTCGTCCAGCTACGCCATGGCCGGACTCATCGAACTCAAGGACCGTTTCGACATAGCCCTGGGCAACGACCCGGACACCGACCGCCACGGCATCGTCACCCGCTCCGCCGGACTGCTCAACCCCAACCACTACCTCGCGGTGTGCGTGGACTACCTCTTCCGCCACCGCCCCGGCTGGCCGGAGACCGCCAAGGTGGGCAAAACCCTGGTCTCCAGCTCCATGATCGACCGGGTGGCCGCCGACCTGGGCCGCGAGCTGGCCGAGGTGCCGGTGGGCTTCAAGTGGTTCGTGGACGGGCTGCTTTCCGGCGAATACGGCTTCGGCGGCGAGGAGAGCGCCGGGGCCTCCTTCCTGCGCCGAGACGGCACCGTGTGGACCACGGACAAGGACGGCATCATCCTTTGCCTGCTGGCCTGCGAGATAACCGCCCGCACTGGCCGCGACCCGGCCGAGTTGTACGCCGAGTTGGAAAAGATGCACGGCTCCCCCGTCTACGAGCGGCTGCAGGCCCCGGCCAATCGCGAGCAAAAGGCCGTGCTCAAGAACCTCTCCCCGGAGGACGTGCCCGCGGACAGCCTGGCGGGCGAGCCCATCATCGCCAAGATGACCCGCGCCCCGGCCAACGACGCCCCCATCGGCGGCCTGAAGGTGGTGGCGGAGAACGGCTGGTTCGCCGCCCGGCCCTCCGGCACCGAGGACATCTACAAGATTTACACCGAAAGCTTCCTGGGCCCGGACCACCTGGCCCGCATACAGAAGGAGGCCCAGGCCATGGTGGCCGAGGCCTTCCAAAAGGCCGGAGCGTAA
- a CDS encoding efflux RND transporter periplasmic adaptor subunit, which yields MKKILLLLLALAVAGGGAWYLFGSGEKKGRVEVLETAQVERDSVRKVLEATGIIKAEVGAQIKIGARSTGEIEDMLVRIGDRVQKGDLIAVIDSREEKAQLDESNARLARARAELERVRRVYPLQIEEAEAELRLSQAELEFAEKTLRRQKRLVEQDLQAVEELDKAERDARTAAKRVAARQATLRRLNEEYERELNKAGESVREAQAALESARVRISYTEIHSPIDGIVSQVTAQEGETVVSGLQVSNLITVLDPTRLEMWIYVDETDVGQVERGMPVEFTVDAHPDTTFHGTIDRIYPEPEIRDNIVYYQAIVDLDEEEAGQLRPEMTTQCQIVVQELQDVVSLPNTALKWVGEKKVVFRVGQDGAAEQIDPDLGLEGLERSQILSGLAPGDDVATRIVLPEGAKTAGGGQ from the coding sequence ATGAAGAAAATCCTGCTGCTTCTCCTCGCCCTGGCTGTCGCCGGGGGCGGGGCATGGTACCTGTTCGGCTCCGGCGAAAAGAAAGGGCGCGTCGAGGTCCTGGAAACGGCCCAGGTGGAGCGCGACTCCGTGCGCAAGGTCCTGGAGGCCACCGGCATCATCAAGGCCGAGGTGGGCGCGCAGATCAAGATCGGCGCGCGCTCCACCGGCGAGATCGAGGACATGCTGGTGCGCATCGGCGACCGGGTGCAAAAGGGCGACCTCATCGCGGTCATCGACTCCCGCGAGGAAAAGGCCCAACTCGACGAGTCCAATGCCAGGCTGGCCCGCGCCAGGGCCGAGCTGGAGCGCGTGCGCCGCGTCTACCCTCTGCAGATAGAGGAGGCCGAGGCCGAGCTGCGGCTGTCCCAGGCCGAATTGGAGTTCGCCGAAAAAACCCTGCGCCGCCAGAAACGGCTCGTGGAGCAGGACCTCCAGGCCGTGGAGGAGCTTGACAAGGCGGAGCGCGACGCCCGCACCGCCGCCAAGCGCGTGGCCGCCAGGCAAGCCACCCTGCGCCGGCTGAACGAAGAATACGAGCGCGAACTGAACAAGGCCGGGGAGTCCGTGCGGGAGGCCCAGGCCGCCCTGGAGTCAGCCCGGGTCCGCATCTCCTACACCGAAATCCACTCCCCCATCGACGGCATTGTTTCCCAGGTCACGGCGCAGGAGGGCGAAACCGTGGTCTCCGGGCTGCAGGTCTCCAACCTCATCACCGTGCTGGACCCCACCCGGCTGGAAATGTGGATCTACGTGGACGAGACCGACGTGGGGCAGGTCGAGCGGGGCATGCCCGTGGAGTTCACCGTGGACGCCCACCCGGACACCACCTTTCACGGCACCATCGACCGCATCTACCCCGAGCCGGAAATCCGCGACAACATCGTCTACTACCAGGCCATCGTGGACCTGGACGAGGAAGAGGCCGGACAACTCCGGCCGGAAATGACCACCCAGTGCCAAATCGTTGTCCAGGAACTGCAAGACGTGGTCAGCCTGCCCAACACCGCCCTCAAATGGGTTGGCGAAAAGAAGGTCGTATTCCGGGTCGGGCAGGACGGCGCGGCCGAACAGATCGACCCCGACCTGGGCCTGGAAGGCCTGGAGCGCAGCCAGATTCTCTCCGGCCTGGCTCCGGGCGATGACGTGGCCACCAGGATCGTGCTGCCCGAAGGCGCCAAAACCGCCGGAGGCGGGCAGTGA
- a CDS encoding ABC transporter ATP-binding protein → MSQPLVRLRDIRKEYRQADTAVEVLKGISLDISEGEFVALQGASGSGKSTLLHILGLLESPSSGEYSIAGREAANLDDDERSDLRNQLLGFVFQSFYLVPYATALDNVLLPGLYAASPSGELRERAEEILGQVGLADRASFRPAQLSGGQQQRVALARALINDPKLILADEPTGQLDSSTSEEIMGLLSRIHGQGRTVVVVTHDELTASYAGRRITMVDGLVSNQE, encoded by the coding sequence GTGAGCCAGCCACTGGTCAGGCTGCGGGACATCCGCAAGGAGTACCGCCAAGCCGACACGGCGGTGGAGGTCCTCAAGGGCATCAGCCTGGACATCTCCGAAGGCGAGTTCGTTGCCCTGCAGGGGGCCTCCGGCTCGGGCAAGTCCACCCTGCTGCACATCCTCGGCCTGCTGGAAAGCCCCTCCTCCGGCGAATACTCCATCGCCGGCAGGGAGGCGGCCAACCTGGACGACGACGAGCGCAGCGACCTGCGTAACCAGCTCCTGGGCTTCGTGTTCCAAAGCTTCTACCTGGTGCCCTACGCCACCGCCCTGGACAACGTGCTCCTGCCCGGCCTCTACGCCGCCTCCCCCTCCGGCGAGCTGCGCGAGCGCGCCGAGGAAATCCTCGGCCAGGTGGGGCTGGCCGACCGCGCCTCCTTCCGCCCGGCCCAGCTCTCCGGCGGCCAGCAGCAGCGCGTGGCCCTGGCCCGCGCCCTCATCAACGACCCCAAGCTCATCCTGGCGGACGAACCCACCGGCCAGCTCGACTCCTCCACCTCCGAGGAAATCATGGGCCTGCTCTCCCGCATCCACGGCCAGGGACGCACCGTGGTGGTCGTCACCCACGACGAATTGACAGCCAGCTATGCTGGCCGCCGCATCACCATGGTGGACGGCCTTGTCTCGAACCAGGAATAG